The nucleotide sequence CGAGATCAATACAACTTGGCACAAAATCCCGGGTGGAACTCAAAAACATTTCATGGCTTCTTAAAACATTCCTTAAGATACAGAGTTTCTGATACAtccaaaaacaattaaattccTGCATAAAATGCTATACATATGCTTAAAACATGACCATGAGTGAGTGAAGAGTGAACTCTCATCCTTACCTCATCATTATATTTTAAAGCATCCTCATTTCCGGAGGACTTCAAAACTTTTCTGTACACGCCCTTGATATCATTCTCCACAAGGTccctaaaaaattaaaatctaagATTTATTGAGGGGATAACAAAACTGCAAATTCAAAACGAACACACATTCACAAAGTAATTATAAAAATACCAGAGTAATATTTCTCTTACAGGATCCAAGGAGAGCTGCCTACAGAGAGATGACCCCATCAGTTCCTTCCTTTCCCATTATATTTTCTTGCCAAAGCAATCTCTTCTCTGTGTGTGGGGTTTTCTTTCTCAGTGTTGGTCAGACAGACGAGGTTTGATCGATAGGGTTTACGAGATCTTGACGGGCCAGCGTGCTAGCCCATTGGATCCTCTTAAAGCTATAGGCTTTTCAGCCTTTGGGCCGTTGAATTAGATTTAGCCCATATCGATGGCAACTATCCGCTGGACTAAGCCGATGGATCTAAAGTAGAAAGCCCATAGCAATTATCCGTAAACAATATTTAAGGCTATAATTAGAGGTTCGGCAAAGGACTGGGAAATATAGGGAAGGAAGGTATCTGTCAAATATAGTATGGAAAATACAGATTTTGACAAGATACCCCTGCATTGGTATTTATTATCTTTCCAATAAGAGGTGGACACATCATTCTAAGAATTTttagtataaataaataatattttaatcttGTAGAATTTTATAATAGAGTTATTGATGAATTTGTTGTTGAATAGAGATGttataaattgtcaaaaaaataatattttaatagtTAAAATAGATAATCTTTTAAGAGACTATGACACAAGTATTCTAaaataacatttcgttagaggATTGTTAGTTGGGAGGTGTTAGAGAGAGAACGGTTGCATAAAATGCTTTGAAACATTTGTTTGGAGGATCGTTAGTTATGAGGTGTCGAGTgtgttttaaataataaatatttgaatttctttgggcaaactttttttaaaaataaaaaaagttattttggCAAACTTTAATAATGTTTTAACTAGTACTTTTCAAAACTATAGTTTTTCCACAAATTTACTGGTGAGGTATAGTTTGTGGATTATTGAGGGAGACTGATAGGTTAATTCAATACACACGTAAAGGATAATAATTACATATTTTCACTAAAAAAATAGTAATGTTAGATAAATTTAGAATAAGATAGCAAGCAATTGTCCCACATTCCATTTTGTATTCTTCGtagtttttgttattttttgaaaaaggtGATGGGTCAAATTGTATTCATGTAACCAAAGGATAACATAATTTGAGATTTTAAGACACTCGAACTACCATATAGATGAATTACATGATaactaaaaaatacaaacaacaacGGTTATCGTCGGACACTCTCGGACGACACCGAATTACACCAGGTTATATATacgaacaaaaatatcaaacaaacaacattaTGGTTCTAGATCAATTATCTTGCCTTTCCCTTCAATGATGAAGGTCGATTTCCCTCATATTTGAGAGTCTCATCACTACGAAGTAACTAAATATATGTCGTCGGAACACATCAAAAACACTAATGATCAAAGATCCGTGAAAGATGGAGAAGATCTAAAACTGGAGAGAAAAAAACCCTGAATCAAAATCTTATTCAAactcgaaacatgaaaaaagtGCATAAATTATAGTAGGAAAGGAAAAAGTGGAGAAGAAGGATCTCCGTCTCTTCCTAAAACAGATCcactagagagagaggggggttGAAAAGTTATGATTCATGTGGTTTTTGTTATTAAAAGACATAAGATAAGTGGACTAAATTTCAACTAAATTCCATACAAACCCAACCCTTTATGAAAAgttaattatcattattattaaacCAAATTAGTGCCTAAAAAAACTTTTCAAATccaatgtccaaaagcaaacactatatatatatatatattcccaaTGATGAAAGCAATCATAAGTGATCTTTCATGTTGATCAATTGGTCCCACAGAAACACTAATTCGTTCTGCCCGAGAAATGCTCGCCAACTGTGTATTTTGACCAAACACAAAAGTAATACAGAATTTATAAGAAACCAAACAAGAGGTAAAGCACAAAATACGCATGAAGACACTGTCGTTTCACTGTCTGGCTTTACTTTTTGTTACATggggagaaggagaagagaagagaaagccCTTATTGACTTTTTCTTTTCAGATTGTCAAGATTCccttctcacattttttgtctttattttctactcttaaaatttcaaattaatattttgagggaaaaaaaagattctAAAAATTGGATTCTAAACccaactacttttttttttttgggtaaattaTTCTTTTGATAAATTGAAAATTATGTGATGATGAATTAAACAAAAAACTACTGTGTGCGTTTTTTAgcataaaaatttattatttggaaaaagaaaacaacactcATGAATATTACATAATTTTTGCTAAATAATGGGACTTCTAACATTAATTATGTGAATTACTAAAAGGGTATGATTAAAAAAAGGGTATGATAATTAATTTTAGAACACAAAAGTGTTGATTCATTGACATAATAATCTCTAGGGTCAAATTGTATACACTTGAGTCATCAAGTCGGGTCACCACACACAAAAGAATAGGCTCCGTACAAAGTCACAACAAATTatgtaatgataaattaaaccaaaaaaattattgtgtGGATTTTAGCagaaacattaattatttgaagaaaaacaaCCCATCATGATCATTACATAAATTTTGTTAAAATAATGGTACTtctaatataaaaaaaacatacttatatgaaaaaattatgtgaattactaaaataatatgattaaaaaaaagggtATGATCATTAATGTTGTAACACAAAAGTGTTGATTCAttgacataaaaaaattatgagatgAACCCGTATGAATTCGTAAGGTTCTCAGTTCGATTTTCACTGAGAGTAATATATTTGTGACTATGTATTGGGTTTTGACTAAATTTATCCTACTGTCGTATGTCAATTTTTTGTGTGTACAGATCTGATTGCCAGAGCTTAAGCTCAAATCGAATGTTTaaataacaaatttatatgatataaTTATCAgtttcgaaaaaaaaatcattcatagaaaaaagagagagataggagtcataaataaaatatatatgtagcaTGGGAGGCAAACTGTAAAGGTGTAGGGGACCCTATTTAAAGCTTTAAAAAGCAAAAAGCCATTAGTGTCTCTCTGCAACTTCTTTTTAATACACTAATGACTAACCACCTTATAAGCTCATCTACTGACCTAcctttcttttttgctttttatttACTCCCCCAGCACATTTACCATTTTGTTTCCAATTCAAAGCCATTAATTAATCACAATTATGAACGTTGTGATGTCAAATTAGTAATTTCCGGTGAAACACAAGGGCCGTTTTGTAGTTAGGTTGGTTGTTTCAGTCACATTCCCGAGCAGCAGAAGCTCTTCCTCCAATCGAAACCCGGTTTGAGCCGTCCACGTCAAAAGCCATCTGGCAGAAAACGACCTCGTAGTCGCCATGTAGGAATCCATCTCACCGTTTGATGTTGCCACGTGTCCAACGTCTCATAAATGGCCCCTCACCAACTTCCCTGGCCCATTTCCACTTTGCCGTTAATTACACCttaccttcttttctttctccctcctctcctctctctctctctctctgccagGAGCCTCAATTAGGAACTGAACTCCCCGGGCACTCTCACCGGAACCCTAAATTCTGTGAGTTCTCTGGCAAGGCTTTTCAATGCCGCGCTTTGGGAATTTATAGTTCCTCCGATCTGAACTTACTTTATTTTTCTCCCTTATCCTTAAGCTCTTGGAGTCTGAAGCTTAAAGCCTATACTTCGGAAGAGGTTTCTAGTGTTCTCTCTAAGCTTCAGTTTCCTGTTTCCCCGAAGAAAGTACCAGAAAAAACCCTTTCTTTCTCTGCTTCATTTTTGGCTTTGAACTGGTTTTTATTGTGTTCTCTGAGCTCCAAATCTAACCGTTATAAAGAAGTAAAAGcaactccttttcttcttccgtTTCGGTTTTACAGTGTGTTTAGCTCTTGAGGTTCGGAGTCCACCATTGTTTGTTCCATTTCTAGCTCCAAAGCTTACATGGGTTTGTAGTTTACTTGGCTTTTTTTCCTGGTTAATTTTCTCGGAAGCAAAACAATGAGAGCAATGTCGAACTGGAAGTGGCTTTTCGGTGCGTTTTTTCTGTCTGCTTTAATTTCTTCACAATGCGTGAGATCTCTGAACCCATCCTTGAACGACGACGTTCTGGGGCTAATTGTATTCAAGGCGGACATTCAAGATCCACAAGGAAAGTTAACGTCTTGGAATGAAGACGATGTTGTTCCCTGCAACTGGACAGCGGTCAGATGCAACCCGAGATCCAACCGGGTCACGGAGCTCACTCTCGATGGTTTTTCTCTCTCTGGTCGCATTGGTCGTGGCCTTCTGCAGCTCCAGTTCCTTCGGAAGCTCTCACTCTCAAAGAACAACCTTACCGGAACTATAATCCCTCATCTCTCGATACTCCAGGACCTTAGAGTCATAGATGTAAGTGACAACAGCCTCTCCGGGTCGATTCCCGACGATTTTTTCAAGCAATGCGGGTCTCTAAGAGTAATTTCGCTGGCAAAGAACCAGTTTACGGGGAAGGTTCCTGGTAGTTTAAGCTCATGTTCAACTCTTGCTGCCGTTAATTTGTCTTCTAATCAGTTTTCGGGTCCTTTACCTTCTGGAATTTGGGAGTTGAATGGGCTTAGATCACTTGATTTGTCTGATAATTTGTTGGATGGTGAGATTCCAAAGGGGATTGAAGCGGCAAACAATTTGCGGGCCATCAATCTGAGCAAGAATCGGCTCACCGGGATTGTCCCTGATGGTATTGGTAGTTGTTTTCTGTTGAGGTCTGTTGATCTTAGTGAGAATTCCCTCTCCGGGAATCTTCCACAGGCAATGCAGAAGCTTAGCTTGTGTAAGTACCTGAGCTTGAGCAAGAATTCTTTTGAGGGTGAGGTGCCTAAGTGGATAGGTGAAATGAAAACTCTTGAGACTTTGGATCTCTCTGGAAATAGATTTTTAGGTCAAATTCCGACAACCATTGGAAATCTTCAGTCGCTGAAAGCATTAGATTTATCAGCAAATGGTTTCACCGGGAGCTTGCCGGTGTCTATAGCAAATTGTAAGAACCTTTTGGCTTTAGACTGTAGCCACAATTCACTCACTGGTGATCTTCCTGAGTGGGTTTTTTCAGACGATAAACTTAAGCTACAAGTTCTGGACTTGTCAGGCAATGGGTTTTCCAATGTAATAGTTCCTGCCATTGGGTATTCAAGCAGCTTGCAGTTCTTGAATCTGTCTAGGAACTCTCTGGTGGGTACCATTCCATCCACAGTTGGAGAAATGAAGGCCTTGAATGTTCTTGATTTAAGTGACAATCAGCTAAATGGTAGTATTCCTCTTGGAATCGGCGGAGCTTATTCTTTGAGGGATTTGAGAATGGAGAGGAACAAACTATCGGGGAATATTCCTGTTTCAATTGGAAACTGTTCAGCATTAACTTCTATGTAAGTTCTCTTCACCTTCTATCTGATATCAGATTTACTGCCTTTAATCCCAAATATTTGATTGAGTCATTTCTGCTTATGAACATCATCGTTTCTTCTATGAAACTTTTTCAAGGGAGCTATGTTTCCTATTTTTCTAATGCCAATCGTCCATGGAAAGCTGGTGAATTTGCTCACATTGTAAGATAATATGAGAAATTATGTTGAAATAGTATTTACAGGATATTCTGAGGACACTAGTGGGTTGAGATTTTGATGAGCCAGTTTGCAATCTTGAAGAAACTGAAAAGCATTTGCTGCTTTAATGAATTGAAATAGTTCCTTTTTGAATTGTCTGAAAACAAATATAGACATGGAAAAGAAATGTTTCAGTTTATCTGGCATTGTTGCTTGACACTACGTCTGAATATAGGAGAGTATCCTTGTTTCCCATTAATTGGTTATGAAACATCTATAAGCTTCTattattgaaaatttttctCTGTAAAAAAGGAACTAGATTTTGTCGTTCTAACAGGTTCCTCTTTCTTGCTCTGTTTTCTATATGTAGAATCCTGTCTGAGAACAATTTGGCCGGTACAATACCTGAGGCTTTTGCTAAACTTACGAACCTACAGAATGTGGACTTGTCTTCTAACAAACTAACTGGCAGCCTTCCTAAGCAGCTGGCCAATCTTGTCCACCTCTTTCGCTTCAACATCTCTCATAACAATTTACAGGGTGAACTACCTGCTGGCGGTTTTTTCAATACCATATCACCTTTCTCAGTCTCTGGCAATCCATCTCTTTGTGGCGCTGCAGTTGATAAATCTTGCCCAGCTGTCCTTCCTAAACCCATTGTTCTTAACCCCAATTCGTCTTCTGACTCCACTGATGGCACATTGCCCACAAATCCTGGTCATAAGAGAATTATCCTTAGCATATCTGCCCTCATTGCAATTGGTGCAGCTGCTGTCATCGTCGTTGGTGTGATCGCCATTACTGTCCTTAATCTCCGAGTTCGGTCATCAACATCTAGATCCGCAGCAGCCCTCACATTATCAGCAGGAGAAGACTACAGCTGCTCCCCAACAACAGATGCCAACTCCGGCAAGCTCGTCATGTTCTCAGGTGACCCTGACTTCAGCACTGGTGCACACGCTCTCCTCAACAAGGACTGTGAGCTCGGGCGTGGTGGATTTGGAGCCGTCTACCGGACAGTTCTACGAGATGGGCATGCAGTTGCAATAAAGAAGCTAACTGTTTCAAGCCTTGTGAAATCCCAGGAAGAGTTTGAAAGGGAAGTTAAGAAACTTGGAAAAGTCAGGCACCCCAATCTTGTGGCACTTGAGGGGTATTACTGGACCACATCATTACAGCTCCTCATATACGAATTTGTATCTGGTGGAAGTTTGTATAAGCATATTCATGAAGGTTCAGGTGGAAATTTCCTTTCGTGGAATGAACGGTTCAATATAATTCTTGGGACCGCAAAAAGCCTGGCAAATTTGCACCAATCAAACATCATCCACTACAACATCAAATCAAGCAATGTTCTCATTGACAGTTCAGGTGAACCCAAGGTAGGAGATTATGGTCTAGCAAGGTTGTTGCCAATGCTAGATCGTTATGTACTGAGCAGTAAAATACAGAGTGCACTTGGCTACATGGCACCTGAATTTGCCTGCAGAACAGTGAAGATTACAGAGAAATGTGACGTGTATGGTTTTGGTGTTCTGGTTCTTGAAGTTGTCACTGGTAAGAGGCCTGTTGAATACATGGAAGATGATGTGGTAGTGCTTTGTGACATGGTCAGAGGAGCATTGGAAGAAGGCAGGGTGGAAGAGTGCATTGACGGGAGGCTTGACGGAAGTTTCCCAGCAGAGGAGGCAATTCCGGTAATGAAGTTGGGCTTAATTTGCACTTCACAAGTACCATCAAATCGGCCAGACATGGCAGAGGTAGTTGACATATTGGAGTTGATTAGAAGTCCCTCAGAAGGCCAAGAGGATTCAGGCTGAACctctaatttatattttttagaaTTGAAAGATGGGATTTACAGTAGGTTTTCCGGCGAATTGGAATccggttttttctttttatagagAGCAGATATCTGATTGTCCTGTTCTTACATTGTTGTGGTGTTTGACTGGTTTTCTCTTGTTtgctttctctttctctgtagTTCAGTTCATTCTCTACTATATCTAGGGTTGCCGGATTCCTTTTCACCGGGTTCCAATTTGGATCCCTTTTGCATATTGTTACCCAGTTACTAATGTTCAATCTTTTTCCTTATCATTGCAatgattttggtttttgtttctaATTATGAGGTGACAGTAGCAtttcttggtttcttctttTAGGCAAACAGAAGCTATAACACTCAACTCTCTTACTGCTTCTACTTGTATTTTGCCTGGATATATTGTTTCTGATAAACCcatgtctttttctttccaGGGCAAGTTTACACGGGCATGGTTGTTCCTTATACACCAAAAATCATGGTGTAGCAATTATCAAAGAATAAAAGGGATCGTCAAAAGGCCAAAAGTGAGTTGAGAGCATTAGGACTCAAAAGATTCTTAACACCCACTTTAAGGCAACTAATTCTAAGTGCCATAATAGAATATTAAGACACCATGGAAAAAGGGGAAAGttgaattaaagaaagaaagaaaggaagagcAATTGCCTTAAAAACAACAGCATTGTGAGGGTATAGATAGAatattagagcatccacaatggtgctacttgtgcacacactccaaatttcactaaattatattctctcttctcatttctcttaggtggcacaatttaattgggtgattgggtcccacaatctacactattcatcaacactccatacatttcaacactctatattcattttctttattttctctctcttctttttcatcatctctcttatttttcatcacctctctcttcctttttatcttctctctctttctttccataatctctctcttacttttcatcacatctctcttcctttttcatcacctctctcttcactattcatcaattatcatacacttcaaagatcaagtatgaactaatttttcaagtgtcattttttatcacaagtgtgcatgtagtgcttaacttatcaag is from Tripterygium wilfordii isolate XIE 37 chromosome 14, ASM1340144v1, whole genome shotgun sequence and encodes:
- the LOC120014068 gene encoding probable LRR receptor-like serine/threonine-protein kinase IRK, with product MRAMSNWKWLFGAFFLSALISSQCVRSLNPSLNDDVLGLIVFKADIQDPQGKLTSWNEDDVVPCNWTAVRCNPRSNRVTELTLDGFSLSGRIGRGLLQLQFLRKLSLSKNNLTGTIIPHLSILQDLRVIDVSDNSLSGSIPDDFFKQCGSLRVISLAKNQFTGKVPGSLSSCSTLAAVNLSSNQFSGPLPSGIWELNGLRSLDLSDNLLDGEIPKGIEAANNLRAINLSKNRLTGIVPDGIGSCFLLRSVDLSENSLSGNLPQAMQKLSLCKYLSLSKNSFEGEVPKWIGEMKTLETLDLSGNRFLGQIPTTIGNLQSLKALDLSANGFTGSLPVSIANCKNLLALDCSHNSLTGDLPEWVFSDDKLKLQVLDLSGNGFSNVIVPAIGYSSSLQFLNLSRNSLVGTIPSTVGEMKALNVLDLSDNQLNGSIPLGIGGAYSLRDLRMERNKLSGNIPVSIGNCSALTSIILSENNLAGTIPEAFAKLTNLQNVDLSSNKLTGSLPKQLANLVHLFRFNISHNNLQGELPAGGFFNTISPFSVSGNPSLCGAAVDKSCPAVLPKPIVLNPNSSSDSTDGTLPTNPGHKRIILSISALIAIGAAAVIVVGVIAITVLNLRVRSSTSRSAAALTLSAGEDYSCSPTTDANSGKLVMFSGDPDFSTGAHALLNKDCELGRGGFGAVYRTVLRDGHAVAIKKLTVSSLVKSQEEFEREVKKLGKVRHPNLVALEGYYWTTSLQLLIYEFVSGGSLYKHIHEGSGGNFLSWNERFNIILGTAKSLANLHQSNIIHYNIKSSNVLIDSSGEPKVGDYGLARLLPMLDRYVLSSKIQSALGYMAPEFACRTVKITEKCDVYGFGVLVLEVVTGKRPVEYMEDDVVVLCDMVRGALEEGRVEECIDGRLDGSFPAEEAIPVMKLGLICTSQVPSNRPDMAEVVDILELIRSPSEGQEDSG